A single genomic interval of Eurosta solidaginis isolate ZX-2024a chromosome 3, ASM4086904v1, whole genome shotgun sequence harbors:
- the LOC137246456 gene encoding protein transport protein Sec24D-like isoform X1 encodes MHFYQSCSEALWQGYPLQQPGGYMGQMMPSTQPGQAPMPSQPSMPGQPPIPARPGYNLPPAPGTGIYQQPQQYDQAQRCLDPDQMPNPISVIIENKNCAGCALITNQHGLLPPLVITKYVVQDQDNSSPRYVRSSLYSLPATTDLLKTTASHQWHAR; translated from the exons ATGCACTTTTATCAATCGTGTTCGGAAGCCTTGTGG caagggtatcctctacaacaaccaggtggttacatgggtcaaatgatgccatcaacacaacctggacaggcgccaatgcccagtcagccatccatgccgggtcaacccccaatacccgcacgtcctggttataat ctaccacctgcacctggtactggtatatatcaacagccgcaacagtatgatcaagcccaacgctgtttagatcccgatcaaatgccaaatccgataagcgttatcattgaaaataaaaattgcgctGGTTGTGCTCTTATTACTAATCAACatggtttattaccaccattggtgatcacaaaatatgtggtacaagatcaggataactcctcgccacgttacgttag gtcctctttgtataGCTTACCTGCAAcaactgatttattaaaaacaacagcttctcaccaatggcacgcacggtga
- the LOC137246456 gene encoding protein transport protein Sec24D-like isoform X2, whose amino-acid sequence MGQMMPSTQPGQAPMPSQPSMPGQPPIPARPGYNLPPAPGTGIYQQPQQYDQAQRCLDPDQMPNPISVIIENKNCAGCALITNQHGLLPPLVITKYVVQDQDNSSPRYVRSSLYSLPATTDLLKTTASHQWHAR is encoded by the exons atgggtcaaatgatgccatcaacacaacctggacaggcgccaatgcccagtcagccatccatgccgggtcaacccccaatacccgcacgtcctggttataat ctaccacctgcacctggtactggtatatatcaacagccgcaacagtatgatcaagcccaacgctgtttagatcccgatcaaatgccaaatccgataagcgttatcattgaaaataaaaattgcgctGGTTGTGCTCTTATTACTAATCAACatggtttattaccaccattggtgatcacaaaatatgtggtacaagatcaggataactcctcgccacgttacgttag gtcctctttgtataGCTTACCTGCAAcaactgatttattaaaaacaacagcttctcaccaatggcacgcacggtga